TCCAGAATCATTGCAGAATCCCTTCTCATAGTAGCTACTCAGGTATGTTCACTGGATTAATCAAAGGTGGAAAGCTGGTAAATATCTTAGCCCATAGCTGCTTGTACAAACTCATGCTCAGTTGTGTGTAAATGTGATTGATTTGGAGAATCAGTCTTAAGTCTGATGGCTGTGGCTGTGTCTTCATCTTTGTTCAATGTTTTTGGGGGCAGGACTTTCTTGACAGGTATCAGAACCATGCTTCTTTGAGTCACACAATACTGTCCTCTGACCCAGTTTCCATTCAGACATAGTTAAGTTTATACAGAAAAAATCTGTGACAGATAAGAGTTATGGACCTATTTAAAATCTTTAATGCCATGctgccattaaaaaataaaaatgtgtagaGTTAGCATGAACTTGAAGAGTCACTGATTCTTCACTGACTCATCAGTGGCTCATGCTGGCTACTAGGCCAGCATGCTCAGTTGCTTTCTAGAACATTTGAAGCGCTCTTCACCAAAATCAGAAGCCCTGAGTTCTACTCGTGTCCTCCTGTCTAGTATGTCCTATTAATGTTTTCAGGTATTTCCAAGTTAGACTGACTTCAGTCTCCTAAACCATTGGTTTCAGGGAACCTTGCTAAGCAGATGCTGGGAGTAAAGTAGAATTTCATCTGTCTTAAACTGTGTGTTAGACATGTCCCCTGTGTTGGCTGACATACACATGATCATGGTGCATGCGCATGAAGTAAGTGCAAACTGAGGACTTAAAATTTATGTCAGTTAGTAGACTTTGTGCCGGAGCTACAGAAGTAAGGGTCAAATCAAGGGTATTGTTAGGCTTTGGCTAATCTATAGCTTAAGAagtaaatattttgtgtttctagcccacttgtctttaaaaaatgtctttcttaGTGTTATAAGACAAGTGttagcttttctttcctgccaTTGCCAGCACTCTTACCTGCTGAATAAATTTCACAATCTCTCACAATCATCTGTCTATGTAGAATACAAGTCTTCAGCTTACCGTCATGAAGCCCCGCTTTTGTATCCTGTCTCGAGTAGCACAGGGACAGTAACTGGGTAACACTTTCTCTGCTTCAGatggaaatgctgaaataatTACGGAAATCCAGAGAAGCTTTCTAGGATATCACCTTGTCCTAACATTTTATGGATGCTTCATGTGTTGCTCCTCTCTCCTAGGAGATCGACCTGGTATGCTGTGCAGCTTCAAGATATCCACTGCCTGGTCCTGTGCTTGGTGCCTGAATCCTCAAATAAATGCCTGCTTCAGCACAGGTGATCCACAAGGCAACCGCTTCTGTCTCAGTGGGAAAGACTTCTTGCATTAATCGCCAAGCTGCTACCCAAATTACAGCTAAACGAGCATAATCTGTCTTCCGTAGGCCTGACACGACGAGTTCTTGTGGCCAGTGTAGTGACAGGGCATCAACAGTCATTTAGAACCAGTAGTGATGTACTGGCACAACAGTTTGCCACACAGGTAGGAACCACCATGCCCTTTTTCCAGAGCTTTTTGTTCTGTCTGTGATTGAACTCATCGCACCGTACATGAGGTTGTGATTACAATTACCGTTGGATAGATACTTCACAGCACAGCTGATGTGGTCTGATAGTTGCATGCAGTTGAATAGCGAAGATTAACTGATTTCAAACTCTGTGGCAACAAGTAACTTTTGGTAACTGTATTGAGGTAAAAAGGAAACGAGGGAAGTACAAAGAGCACAGTGATAACGTGTGTTAAAACTGTTCTATCTTTGGCGAATGACCTCATTTTGTTAACAGTCTTGATTGTCTCTATCAAGAAGGAGAAAGCCCTTATTAAATACTCCTGGAAGCATTCACAAACATTTAGTGAGAAGGGTGAAGTTGGAATATGAGAATTCCACTTCCTGTTCTGCTGTTATGTTAGACTAAGTTCCTACTTCCCTAGCTGAACTTTCACAGCTAAAGTAAACAGTTGAGGTTTGAATGGAACTAACAGGTTGGCTGGAAAATGTTGCAgtgtgttaaaaaataataaatctggGTCTTAATGCCCATGTTAATAACATACTTTTGACAGCTGGCACCAAAGAGCTCAAAAACTTGACATAGATGCTGTCTGTGTAACCTGTAAGATCCTTTTTAGATGGTATATAGTACATGGCTTTCTCCTGGGCTCTTCCAGACACCAGTGCTGTACAATGGCTGCCGCTCAGGGGAGATTTTCAGCATCGACGTGCGTCAGTGCAACCGAAAGGCACAGAGCTGGAAAGCAATTCAGCTCTTCCATGACTCAGCAGTCACATCCATTCGCCTTCTGAAGGCTGAACATTACCTTATGGCAGCAGATATGGCTGGCAAGGTATGGGTTTGTCACATTTGGGATATTCCATTCCTTTTAGCATCTGGGCACTGACAGGCACTTATCCAAGTCCTGAGGGCACATGCGTGTTCTTTGGGAATGGTACATAACTGGTGGTAGTTCCATATATGTGTCCTCTTCCAGATCTACTTATTTGTCAACCATCAAGTGCTCTCTGCTTTCTTAATACAATCTTTCAAACAGTTACTTCAACTTGCAGATAAAACTGTGGGACCTGagaacagcaaagtgtgtgaagCAGTACAAGGGTCATCACAATGAATATGCTATTCTCCCTCTGCATGTAAATGAGGAGGAAGGACTTCTAACAGCAGGTGGGTTGACTTTTTGTTCCCCTCTACTCAGAGTGCATGTCAGTGATTTTATGATGCCTGAGGAGTGTTTCTTAGCTACAGGTGTTGGAAGCTGTAAAACTGTTAAACCtttaaaattctgaagaaatttAGCCTTACACGTACTGTAATGTACTATGAAAATTAAGAACTAGCATTATGGATGCACACATGCAGTAATCACTTCTGCGTAGCATGTAATGGCTTACTGCTGTATCCTGCATTATCCTTTCCACAGTGTGTCTCAAGAGTAGAGCAGAGACTGTAAACAGGAGACTTGGTGATAACTATAGAGACTAAAGTCCGTGTATAGGTTGGTTTGATGCTTAAGTGGGTCATGTGGTGATGTACTGAAGCACTGGCATGTAAGCCTACCTCCTTGTAAACTGTCTGTACCACACAGAATACAATTTTGAATACAATTGGCTACAgtctgagattttattttatttttttattgggGTTTGGAGGAGGGAAGGTAACAACAAATGAAGGAAAGCCCCTAAATCCTCATTGTATAGCCAAGTTTCACAATGTCACTGTAAACACAGTAACCTCCTCTCCTTGGATTTGTCAATAGGTAAGAAGAATTCTTGTCAATTTGACAGTGagtttttcctccccttttttgGCTTAGGGCCTTGCTAATGAGGAAAGTGATCTAAATACTGATTTATTATACCTTTTATTGCCTAATaggaaatacacattttccCCGCTTTTTCAGTATTCAGTGTGGAATGTCTGTTTTGGGAAGTGTTGATAAGCACTTTGCCTCTAGCGTGTGTAGAAATGGTCAGGGCTTTTTCCCCCTAGACCTTCTGCTTCTGTGTGATAATCTTGTAGAGCCATGTAAAGTACTTTTTATGTAATGCTGCATTCTGTTGTCCTTTCCAGTTGGTCAGGATTGCTACACCAGAATTTGGAGTCTCCAGGATGCGCATCTGCTTAGAACTatcccttctccccaccctgCCTCCAAAGATGCTATTCCCAGCGTGGTGTTTTCTTCAAGACTTGGGGGTCGCCAAGGAGTTCCTGGCTTACTCATGGCTGTCAAACAGGATCTCTACCACTACTCCTATGACTGATACAATATTCTCTTCACACCTCGTCTACAAAGCTGCCAGCCTATACATGACTTCAATTTCTGCACCTTCTTCAGCAGGTTCACCAAATCTTGCTGTGTATATATTGTAAATAAAAGCTGAATGCTGATTAACTTCTTGGGCAATACTCAGCCTCTTAGAAACCCAGCTGTAAGCTTTGTAAAGCTGGTACCTGTCAGTAAGGGCCTGTCTCCATGCTAGCTGAATTTGcggccagaaggctgctctaacTTGATCCTAGTTTGTTCATATAACCACTTAGCTGTGACTGTGTCTACATGAGGAAGCAGGCTGATGCAACCGAGTGGATTAGCACAGTGAAGTAGCTGGTGTGGAGAAGCTGACGTTAAGTGTTCTTGGGCTTTGCTTGGAGTATCTTTGGTCTGGGTCCATGCATCATGTGTCTGCTACATCTGTGGTTGGAGCAGTTCCAACAGTTGTTTCCCCACTCACCCTGTTGGCCCTTTGGGCTGGGCTATGCTAAACCTTGTCCTTTTCAGATGGTGGTAGGCAGCATGTATAGAAGAAAGCCCCTTTTCTGGTCCAGTAGCCAGGCTGAACATTCCTGTTAATTCATCATAGTGTTTCCTAACCAGGTCCACAGCCCTAACCTGGAGTTTGATCAGCAGTCTGGAATGGCAGGCGTGCtcatgcagctgcagcaggagccaaGCGCTCTCTGGACGTACTGCATCTTCCTTGGGATAGGAAGTCACCTGTGCAGAGTCATGGCTCTTGCATACAGAGGTACAACTGGGGCCTCAGCTGTGAAGTTGTAGCACCAGCTCACAGTAATTGGAGGACATTGTATCTGTATTTGAGAACAGTTATCACTCCATGGAGCCTTGTTACTTCCAGTACCTTCCCAGTAACCAGGCTGCAGCTAATGCATGTAGGAAACACTACCAGGAGCCCACAGGGGATAAAAGCCCCTGTGAATGAGGTGGGGCTACTGCCAGGCTTCACAGGAAAGACACGCTGCGCTCAAGTTTTCCAGAATTCATAGAGAAGGAATGCAGGAGCCACCCTTCCACCCCGGGAGTATTCAGATGTACAACTGTGTCATCAGAGATGCTGCTTCCCATGGCGTTCTGCCAGGTCAGCAGGTGAGCATACCAACAGGTCTTAACCCCACCCTCACTGCACAGCATGTTAAGCTGGAGGCTGCATCCAACTGCTCAGTGAGATGGCCATGACAGAGCTAGGCTGGGCACCAGCATGCCAACTGCTTTGAAATGAGGTACAGGCTGCACACACTAAGGTAAGTGTTGCTGGTGACTGTAAGTGTGGCCTATAGTTGACAGTACCCAGTGCAGTGCTCACGCCTGGGATACCATCTGTGTTTTCATCAACCTCCCCCCCAGAAGCCAGTCTGTCCTGTATCCATTGACTGCAAGCTCCTGTTTCCCCTGCTGGCAGATGGAGCTGTGAATTCCTTACAGCTGTGGCTCCTCTGACACCTCTTGCTGTATGgttcctctgcagagccttcttgCTCACAAAAAACAGGGTGGATGCTGCTCACAGCACGCTCTGTGctgcctcttcttcctgcaGACCTTGTTTACAAGACCAAGGGTCCCCTattcttctcttcccctttcctctaCTGCCCTTGGGGTAACCAAGAGACCTGATCCCTGGCTTGCTTTTTGATTTGAGAAAATACTCTGCAACTTATCTTGATTGCTTATGTTAATATGGGACATTTTCTGTTGCATGCACAGTGATCAATGCATACAGCACAACTTTCAAAGGCATTTGCACTGACTTAGTTAATAATGCATACTGCAACTAAGCATCTGTCCAGGAAATCAAAATGTAGCTAACCCTATCTCCCCCTGCAAACTCCATATTACATCTGATTATCAGCTCAAGTTGGAACATACTTCATATTGATATTCTTCCTAGTAAATATGTGTGATTCAAACATTTGCAGCTAGCAAACCACAAAGATCAAGAACTCCCTTAAATCAGAATTGATTCCAAAATTAAATTAGCATTTAAGCTCCTTTCAGTGCTCTTACCTCCAGTAATGCCTGTTCTGGAAGAACACAAGCATGCAACAACTGTGCCCAGTTACCATGGGAAGCATCGACTGGGAATTGTGGCAGAAAGGCATCTTACATAACGGAAGATAGCTTCTTTCCTGTGTTCCCTTTTAGGCAAACCTCATAAAAGATACTCATTTGCTCCCTGTTGtttccaggagctaaagtcacACACATGTCCCTGCAAACCCATTCACACAACTACTGCTTTTGCAGCCAACACTTCTAATTAAGCCTGTAAGAGCAGTATGAAAGGAGAGGGCAAGCAGGGCAAGAGAAGCAATTTGGCTTCAGTGACAAACAGGGAGCAGCCTGCAGGCAGTGGCTGAAGTATGTTAAACTATTTCACTATGCTGCAATAGCTGGGCCCCTGAGGCTGTTAAAAAGTACAGAACTGCAGCACCCTCCCCCTCTGCTACAGCATCAACATTCTGTATTTGCCTCAGCTCCTCAGAGAGTTCTGAGAATTCAAACCCGAGTGTGTACGTAGCCTCCAGCTGTCCccttgcagctgctgctttcagaaaagtTAGTTACAGCCTGGCAGTGGACAGCTCAGCTTTGGTGCACAAACCTTCAGCTGCAGGTAGCTGCTTGCATATACTATGTATGCTACATATACCGTGAGCTGACTCAAGCAACCGACACCAACCCAATGTACTTTCTAGACAGAGGTTCTGGGTGAAAGATGCTCCACTTGAGTATTTAAAGCACTTTATGAATTAGTTTCATGTTTCAAAAATGGAAGCCAAGGCTCAGTCGATAAATCATTTTAGGTAATGTCTGAAACTACAATAAAGATCACCTGGCTTTTCTTGTTCAAATGACTTCTTTCCTATCTGCAGTTCTGTTAATACCACAGTAGCTGTGAAGCACTCTGATGCCTTCCTGACAAGTTATCATCTGTACATTGTCATATATCCACTACTGCTTCTCTCCAGAGCTGCTGTAAAACTGCCTTTTAAGCAGAACCAGATTTAGCCAGGCTTCCAAAGTGTCAGAAATGAGGGTGCTTCAGCATCTCCAGGCATTCTTGACATCAGAATTTTTGTAATGCCACAATTGAGACATTTCCTACATGAAGACTTTTCTTCATATATATAACTTATAACATCTATGTTGTTTTATTATTTGCCAGAGTTATAGCcaataaaaatgaagtaaaaaagtGGAATACACTTTAGTTTTGGCTTAAGATAACTCCCTAGCTGCCATTCTAGTTTTGCTTTGTCTTCGTCACATTACACTGTTGATTTTGAAAGCCCTCCTAATtagtttctgtttattttggcaTTGCCATGATTTCATTGCTGATGTGCCCACACTATGAACAGTTATGACATACTATGTGCTGTAACTGACAGACTATACACATCAACATTGCTTTACCAACAAAGAGTGCTCAGCTGAAGCAGGAGTACGAAAACCAGACAGTTCTATCGCTTGTCCAAATAACTCTGTTCTCAAATTACTGACAGGCAAAGACATATCTGTTGGTGCCAAATTATATTACAGCAATCAGCAATAAACCTAATGCAGCGACAATGCCAGAATATGTGAAGTTACAGTGACTGACATCAGCTGACAATGAAACATGAACATGAGAGGCTGCAAAACACTGTGATAGTAGAACTTCAGCCCCATTGGGCTGGTTatgctgaaaggaagaagatgaaTAGCAGTGTCTGTATGACCACGTGGGAAGCCAGAGTCCTGCAGTATTAAAGCCCAGGCTACCCAAAGCCACAGGGACATGGGTGAACGTctcagcacagccacagcaggTAGACACCTAGCATAAATGCAAGGCAGATCCAATACAATGATGGTGCTTGTTTCACTAAATAAACTCTTATTGACATCAAAAGGCAGCCAGGGTTGTCATGTTTTCAGGAACACAACCAAAGGCCTGATTCACAAGTGATACAGGCAGGAACATAATAACATACCTTGGCCAACTTCAgtgaggttgtgaatgctccatccctggcagtgttcagggccaggctggacaaagccttgggtgagatgggttagtgtgaggtgtccctgcccatggcaggggggttggaactagatgatcttgaggtcctttccaaccctaactattctatgattctatgaatgcagCTCCCCTTGTGAGGAACTGGGCAGGAAGATGAATGAGCAGGAAAAATGACAGGGGATCAGTTTAGGAATAAAACTATTCACAGGTTTCTACTGCTAGAATTTACACCCCTTTGCCTTCAGGTCCTTTTGTTATTGAATCCTAATCTGTTAATACCAAAGAGCATTGGGCTCTGCTAAAATATACATCTATCACCTTTAAATAGTTAATCCATTTTAATAACCACATTCTATACTCTGCATACTCATACAGCAAATACTAGCTCTTCTgtacagaaaacagcagtgaactTACACCTTACAGATAGCTTTTCATTTTGGAAGACAAAGAACccaaataatcatagaatagttagggttggaaaggaccttaagacccctgccacctcacactaaaccatgtcacccaaggctc
The Lathamus discolor isolate bLatDis1 chromosome 6, bLatDis1.hap1, whole genome shotgun sequence DNA segment above includes these coding regions:
- the DCAF4 gene encoding DDB1- and CUL4-associated factor 4 isoform X2; its protein translation is MKRCYRRGKGKRGRRAAIAPSHNNRTVRLEQEEPQTPVHAGPSSSGDPSSSSLTQNSVVPELPGFYYDADKNRYFRLLPGHNNYNPLTKESIQYKAMECKRLKLLEEEEKQKKKTTRAGLNSSMLLQKRQLGLLSSTTYCRLVHELKVNCMHRRKIEIHSPDSSVAGTNNFKIIVADVACERIFTVNDVEHGGCKYETPGCASLLPASLFSSSNSGDRPGMLCSFKISTAWSCAWCLNPQINACFSTGLTRRVLVASVVTGHQQSFRTSSDVLAQQFATQTPVLYNGCRSGEIFSIDVRQCNRKAQSWKAIQLFHDSAVTSIRLLKAEHYLMAADMAGKIKLWDLRTAKCVKQYKGHHNEYAILPLHVNEEEGLLTAVGQDCYTRIWSLQDAHLLRTIPSPHPASKDAIPSVVFSSRLGGRQGVPGLLMAVKQDLYHYSYD
- the DCAF4 gene encoding DDB1- and CUL4-associated factor 4 isoform X3 — protein: MKRCYRRGKGKRGRRAAIAPSHNNRTVRLEQEEPQTPVHAGPSSSGDPSSSSLTQNSVVPELPGFYYDADKNRYFRLLPGHNNYNPLTKESIQYKAMECKRLKLLEEEEKQKKKTTRAGLNSSMLLQKRQLGLLSSTTYCRLVHELKVNCMHRRKIEIHSPDSSVAGTNNFKIIVADVACERIFTVNDVEHGGCKYGDRPGMLCSFKISTAWSCAWCLNPQINACFSTGLTRRVLVASVVTGHQQSFRTSSDVLAQQFATQTPVLYNGCRSGEIFSIDVRQCNRKAQSWKAIQLFHDSAVTSIRLLKAEHYLMAADMAGKIKLWDLRTAKCVKQYKGHHNEYAILPLHVNEEEGLLTAVGQDCYTRIWSLQDAHLLRTIPSPHPASKDAIPSVVFSSRLGGRQGVPGLLMAVKQDLYHYSYD